The Methylomicrobium lacus LW14 genome window below encodes:
- the sufT gene encoding putative Fe-S cluster assembly protein SufT, producing MSEREAFVLTRDVNIITIPDGVPDTLKKGETVVIHQSLGNNYTVVTQFGHMVRIAGSDADALGKETHELHTLVSDTSPEAVEKNCWEVMKTVYDPEIPVNIVDLGLVYSCKVTPVDDHLNDVHVRMTLTAPGCGMGPVIQSDVEKCIRALPGVDHVIVEVVLDPPWSREMMSEVAQLQLGLY from the coding sequence ATGTCTGAACGAGAAGCCTTTGTCCTAACCCGCGACGTCAACATCATTACGATACCGGACGGCGTTCCCGACACCCTGAAAAAGGGCGAAACGGTCGTGATTCATCAGTCGCTCGGCAACAATTACACGGTCGTGACCCAGTTCGGCCACATGGTGCGGATCGCCGGCAGCGACGCCGACGCGCTCGGCAAGGAAACCCACGAGCTGCATACGCTGGTTTCCGACACCAGTCCCGAGGCGGTCGAGAAAAACTGCTGGGAAGTGATGAAGACGGTTTACGATCCGGAAATCCCGGTCAACATCGTCGATCTCGGTCTGGTGTATTCCTGCAAGGTCACCCCGGTCGATGACCACTTGAACGACGTGCACGTCCGCATGACCTTGACCGCGCCCGGCTGCGGCATGGGCCCGGTGATCCAGAGCGATGTCGAAAAGTGCATCCGCGCCCTGCCCGGCGTCGATCATGTGATCGTCGAAGTCGTGCTCGATCCGCCTTGGTCGCGCGAGATGATGTCGGAGGTCGCACAGTTGCAGTTAGGACTGTATTAA
- a CDS encoding SDR family NAD(P)-dependent oxidoreductase, with protein MPLSKQVILITGAGGGLGATAALALAKHGAHVILLDNKIPKLEAVYDKIVEAGAPEPILYPFDLAGATENDFQELADRIEEKYGALQGILHSAVEFSGFTPLSLLGTKEWGHALNVNLNGPFLLCRVLLPVLQKSEHASIVFTSDSSARNTPAYSGAYGVSKCALEGLAHILAEEVETFGKIRVNIMVPGPVDSPLHKKAYPGVDNSRFPSMESLAPVYLYLFGSQSIGVNGQIIDARTFHL; from the coding sequence ATGCCGCTGAGCAAACAAGTGATTTTGATTACCGGCGCAGGCGGCGGTCTCGGCGCGACCGCCGCGTTGGCCCTGGCCAAGCACGGCGCGCATGTGATCCTGCTCGACAACAAGATTCCGAAACTCGAAGCGGTTTATGACAAGATTGTCGAGGCCGGCGCGCCCGAGCCGATCCTGTACCCGTTCGACCTGGCCGGCGCGACTGAAAATGATTTTCAGGAACTGGCGGATCGGATCGAGGAAAAATACGGCGCGCTGCAAGGCATTCTGCATTCGGCGGTCGAATTCAGCGGTTTCACCCCGCTGTCGCTGCTCGGCACCAAGGAATGGGGCCATGCCTTGAATGTAAACCTGAACGGCCCGTTCCTGCTCTGCCGGGTGTTGTTGCCGGTGCTGCAAAAAAGCGAGCACGCCTCGATCGTGTTCACCTCCGACTCGTCCGCCCGCAACACCCCGGCCTATTCCGGCGCCTACGGCGTGTCCAAATGCGCGCTGGAAGGACTGGCGCACATCTTGGCCGAGGAAGTCGAAACCTTCGGCAAAATCCGGGTCAATATCATGGTGCCCGGCCCCGTCGATTCGCCGCTGCACAAAAAAGCCTATCCGGGCGTGGACAACAGCAGGTTTCCTTCCATGGAGTCTCTTGCGCCGGTTTACCTTTATCTTTTCGGCTCGCAAAGCATCGGCGTGAACGGCCAAATCATCGATGCGCGCACCTTTCATCTCTAA
- a CDS encoding HAD family hydrolase: MGLRCVMFDLDGTLVDTAPDLLHCLNSALLQHGFAEASQSEVKPFISFGARAMIAASLTEAVDQRTEEALLATMLDCYENHIADHSVFFDGIEDTLNKIEAQGLKWGVVTNKRQRFTTPLMAALRLTGRAACIVSGDTTAFEKPHPEPMLAACRQAGVAPERCVYIGDASHDIAASKNANMKTLAARYGYLKPGDLPETWGADAVIESPLQITDWIGAHLCR; encoded by the coding sequence ATGGGACTTCGCTGCGTCATGTTCGATCTGGACGGCACCCTGGTCGATACCGCGCCGGACCTGCTGCACTGCCTGAATAGCGCCCTGCTTCAGCATGGTTTTGCGGAGGCCAGCCAGAGCGAGGTCAAGCCGTTCATTTCGTTCGGCGCCCGCGCGATGATCGCGGCCAGCCTGACCGAAGCGGTCGATCAGCGCACCGAGGAAGCATTGCTCGCCACGATGCTCGATTGCTATGAAAACCACATCGCCGATCACTCGGTGTTTTTTGACGGCATTGAAGACACCCTGAACAAGATCGAGGCGCAGGGATTGAAATGGGGCGTGGTGACGAACAAGCGCCAGCGCTTCACGACTCCTTTGATGGCGGCATTGAGGCTGACCGGCCGGGCCGCCTGCATCGTCAGCGGCGATACGACCGCTTTCGAAAAACCGCACCCCGAACCGATGCTGGCCGCCTGCAGGCAGGCCGGCGTCGCCCCCGAGCGCTGCGTCTATATCGGCGATGCCAGCCACGACATCGCGGCCAGCAAAAACGCGAACATGAAAACGCTGGCCGCGCGCTACGGCTACCTGAAACCCGGCGACCTGCCGGAAACCTGGGGCGCGGACGCGGTGATCGAATCGCCCCTGCAAATTACCGACTGGATAGGAGCGCATCTATGCCGCTGA
- the ubiG gene encoding bifunctional 2-polyprenyl-6-hydroxyphenol methylase/3-demethylubiquinol 3-O-methyltransferase UbiG, which produces MTASTNVHLHEINKFGSKAERWWDTQGEFKTLHDINPLRIQFIRNFINIAGAHIVDIGCGGGILTEGLAKEGADALGIDLSEELIDIADLHGLESGVRAQYRKISAEDLAAQQPAGFDHVTCMEMLEHVPDPGSIINACATLVKPGGMVFFSTLNRKPKAYLLAIFAAEHVLNMLPKGTHDYKTFIKPSELCQSARHAGLELQGMVGIEYSPFSKRFSLGKDIDVNYIAAFRRPE; this is translated from the coding sequence ATGACTGCTTCAACTAACGTGCATCTGCACGAAATCAACAAATTCGGCTCGAAAGCCGAGCGCTGGTGGGACACGCAGGGCGAATTCAAGACCCTGCACGACATCAATCCGCTGCGTATCCAGTTCATCCGGAACTTTATCAACATTGCCGGCGCGCACATCGTCGATATCGGCTGCGGCGGCGGCATTCTGACCGAAGGCCTGGCCAAAGAAGGCGCGGACGCACTCGGCATCGATCTGAGCGAAGAATTGATCGACATCGCCGACCTGCATGGGCTGGAATCCGGCGTGCGCGCGCAGTACCGGAAAATCAGCGCCGAAGATCTGGCCGCGCAGCAGCCGGCCGGCTTCGACCATGTGACCTGCATGGAAATGCTCGAACACGTGCCCGATCCCGGCTCTATCATCAACGCCTGCGCGACCCTGGTCAAACCGGGCGGCATGGTGTTTTTCTCGACCCTGAACCGCAAGCCGAAAGCCTATCTGCTGGCGATCTTTGCCGCCGAACATGTGCTGAACATGCTGCCGAAAGGCACGCACGACTACAAGACCTTCATCAAGCCGTCCGAGTTGTGCCAGTCGGCGCGCCACGCGGGCCTCGAACTGCAAGGCATGGTCGGCATCGAATACAGTCCGTTCAGCAAGCGCTTCAGTCTCGGCAAGGACATCGACGTGAACTATATCGCCGCCTTCCGGCGTCCCGAGTAA
- a CDS encoding TRZ/ATZ family hydrolase gives MQVDTLIHARWIIPVEPESVTYEHHSLAIDGGRIVDLLPTELARQKYTATHVEELADHALLPGLINCHTHAAMTLLRGIADDLHLMDWLQHHIWPLEQRWVSEAFVRDGTELAIAEMIRGGTTCFQDMYFFPEVAAQQAILHGIRASIGLIVVDFPTVWAENGDAYIEKGLALHDQLRHEPLITTAFAPHAPYTVSDGPLKKIRMFADELELPVHMHVHETRHEVEQEQAKTGMRPLQRLNELGLVTPSLMAVHMTQLTGEEMDLLRDSGAHVVHCPESNLKLASGFCPVAELLARDVNVALGTDGAASNNDLDLFGEMRTAALLAKAVANDASALPAMTALKMATINGAKAIGIDRETGSLEIGKAADVIAVDLSELETQPLYCPISQIVYAASRRQVSDVWVAGKRLLKHRELTTIDLAALTEKIGQWRQRLSA, from the coding sequence ATGCAAGTCGATACCCTGATCCACGCGCGCTGGATTATACCCGTTGAACCCGAATCCGTAACCTACGAACACCACAGCCTGGCGATCGACGGCGGCAGGATTGTCGACCTGTTGCCGACCGAACTGGCCAGGCAAAAATACACCGCAACTCATGTCGAAGAGCTCGCCGATCATGCGCTGCTACCGGGTCTGATCAACTGCCATACGCACGCCGCGATGACGCTGCTGCGCGGCATCGCGGACGATCTGCATCTGATGGACTGGCTGCAGCATCATATCTGGCCGCTCGAACAGCGCTGGGTCAGCGAAGCCTTCGTCAGGGACGGAACGGAGCTCGCGATCGCCGAAATGATCCGCGGCGGCACGACCTGTTTCCAGGACATGTATTTCTTCCCGGAAGTCGCGGCGCAACAGGCGATCCTGCACGGCATCCGCGCCAGCATCGGCCTGATCGTGGTCGATTTTCCGACCGTCTGGGCCGAAAACGGCGACGCCTATATCGAAAAAGGCCTCGCACTGCACGATCAATTACGCCACGAACCGTTGATCACGACCGCGTTCGCGCCGCATGCGCCTTACACGGTTTCGGACGGGCCGCTCAAGAAAATCCGCATGTTCGCGGACGAACTGGAATTGCCGGTGCACATGCATGTGCATGAAACCCGCCACGAAGTCGAACAGGAACAGGCCAAAACCGGCATGCGGCCGCTGCAGCGCCTGAATGAACTGGGCCTGGTCACGCCGTCGCTGATGGCGGTGCACATGACGCAACTGACCGGCGAAGAAATGGACCTGCTCCGGGACAGCGGCGCGCATGTCGTGCATTGCCCCGAGTCGAACCTGAAACTGGCCAGCGGCTTCTGTCCGGTCGCGGAGCTTCTCGCCCGCGACGTCAACGTCGCGCTCGGCACCGACGGCGCGGCCAGTAACAACGATCTCGATCTATTCGGCGAAATGCGCACCGCCGCGCTGCTCGCGAAAGCGGTCGCGAACGATGCGAGCGCCCTGCCCGCGATGACGGCCTTGAAGATGGCGACGATCAATGGCGCCAAGGCGATCGGCATCGACCGGGAAACCGGCTCGCTCGAAATCGGCAAGGCGGCCGACGTGATCGCGGTCGACTTGAGCGAACTCGAAACCCAGCCCCTGTATTGCCCGATCTCGCAGATCGTCTATGCGGCCAGCCGCCGTCAGGTCAGCGATGTCTGGGTCGCCGGCAAACGCCTGCTGAAACACCGCGAGCTGACCACGATCGATCTCGCCGCATTGACCGAAAAAATCGGTCAGTGGCGGCAGCGGCTAAGCGCTTGA
- the mtnA gene encoding S-methyl-5-thioribose-1-phosphate isomerase, which produces MTKQMRLSVEALKWAGAKLQVLDQRKVPEQIVYQDFDTAAGVSEAIASMRVRGAPAIGIAAAYGVVLSVLRHTGEKAPDWRARVDADIDMLAKSRPTAVNLFWALNRMKAVLDASPAEPLAAVVAEAELIHADDIAANRAMGERGADLIGGVKGVLTHCNAGALATGGYGTALSVIRSLYARQALKVFAGETRPWLQGARLTVWELSQDGIPATLIADSAAAWLMRSGAIDWVIVGADRIAANGDAANKIGTYALAVLARQHGVKFMVVAPNSTIDWTIADGSCIEIEERDPAELLPACYREQETLVNAWNPVFDVTPADLISAIVTESGVVLNPTAESMARLKIV; this is translated from the coding sequence ATGACGAAACAAATGAGATTATCTGTCGAAGCCTTGAAATGGGCCGGCGCTAAATTGCAGGTTCTGGATCAAAGAAAAGTGCCTGAACAGATCGTTTATCAGGATTTTGACACGGCAGCAGGCGTCAGCGAGGCGATCGCCTCGATGCGCGTGCGCGGCGCCCCGGCGATCGGCATTGCCGCGGCCTATGGCGTGGTGTTGTCGGTGCTGCGGCATACCGGTGAAAAGGCGCCGGATTGGCGGGCCAGGGTCGATGCCGATATCGACATGCTGGCCAAATCGCGGCCGACCGCGGTCAATTTGTTTTGGGCGTTGAACCGGATGAAGGCGGTGCTCGATGCGTCTCCCGCCGAACCGTTGGCGGCGGTTGTGGCCGAGGCCGAGCTTATCCATGCGGACGACATCGCCGCGAACCGGGCGATGGGCGAGCGCGGCGCGGATCTGATCGGCGGCGTCAAAGGTGTTTTGACGCACTGCAATGCCGGCGCCCTGGCGACCGGCGGCTACGGCACCGCGCTGAGCGTGATCCGTAGCCTGTACGCCCGTCAGGCGCTCAAGGTCTTTGCCGGCGAAACGCGGCCCTGGCTGCAAGGCGCGCGCCTGACCGTCTGGGAATTGTCGCAGGACGGGATCCCTGCGACCCTGATCGCCGATTCGGCGGCGGCCTGGCTGATGCGCTCCGGCGCGATCGACTGGGTCATCGTCGGCGCGGACCGAATCGCGGCGAACGGCGATGCGGCGAACAAGATCGGCACGTATGCGTTGGCGGTGTTGGCCAGGCAGCACGGCGTCAAGTTCATGGTGGTCGCGCCGAACTCGACGATCGACTGGACGATAGCGGACGGCAGCTGCATCGAGATCGAAGAGCGCGACCCGGCGGAGCTGTTGCCGGCCTGTTACCGCGAGCAGGAAACGCTGGTCAATGCCTGGAATCCGGTCTTCGACGTGACGCCGGCGGACTTGATCAGCGCGATCGTGACCGAAAGCGGCGTGGTATTGAATCCGACCGCCGAAAGCATGGCGCGGTTGAAAATAGTCTAA
- the cysZ gene encoding sulfate transporter CysZ codes for MAFVQRGNNPLLAIKSFAQGVGLLGNPKLRKFVLIPVLINFLVYGVAFALGYYYLADIIDQFIPGWLQWLRWILWPLFFISFFIGGFFTFTVLANLIAAPFYGMLSAAALAILSGESATITEAPWPKVIKAELKRAAYLGSRAIPLVILSIIPGINVLAPVLWALFGAWGMALEYMAYPLENAGILFSEQRKLIGSVRWGALSFGGLAAAGLALPLINIVVAPAAVIGATIYVRELETNRAQTDIEAA; via the coding sequence ATGGCATTCGTTCAACGAGGAAATAATCCGTTACTGGCGATCAAATCTTTCGCGCAGGGAGTCGGCCTGCTGGGTAATCCGAAATTGCGAAAATTTGTCCTAATTCCGGTTTTGATTAATTTTTTAGTGTATGGCGTCGCCTTCGCGCTCGGTTATTACTATCTTGCCGATATCATCGACCAATTCATTCCGGGCTGGCTGCAATGGCTGCGCTGGATATTATGGCCGCTGTTTTTTATCAGTTTCTTTATCGGCGGATTCTTTACCTTTACGGTGCTGGCCAATTTAATCGCGGCGCCTTTTTACGGCATGCTGTCGGCGGCCGCGTTGGCGATACTCAGCGGAGAGTCGGCAACGATTACCGAAGCGCCCTGGCCAAAGGTGATCAAGGCCGAATTGAAACGAGCGGCCTATTTGGGAAGTCGTGCCATACCGCTGGTGATATTGTCGATTATTCCGGGTATTAATGTGCTTGCGCCGGTATTGTGGGCATTATTCGGCGCCTGGGGCATGGCATTGGAATATATGGCTTATCCGCTGGAGAATGCCGGTATCTTGTTTTCCGAGCAACGCAAGTTGATCGGCAGTGTCCGCTGGGGGGCTTTGAGTTTTGGCGGGCTGGCGGCGGCAGGGCTGGCATTGCCGCTGATTAATATCGTCGTGGCGCCGGCGGCGGTGATTGGTGCGACGATTTATGTGCGCGAACTCGAAACTAATCGAGCGCAGACGGATATTGAGGCGGCCTGA
- a CDS encoding H-NS family nucleoid-associated regulatory protein gives MNDYQNLSLNELQTVIDNAEKALKNKLVNHRKEIIAQIKELAASIDVSVEITEIDKKSPRRGVKVPVKYRHPNDPDKIWTGRGMMPKWLRALIDQGHDSSEFKV, from the coding sequence ATGAACGATTATCAGAACCTCTCCTTGAACGAATTACAAACCGTTATCGACAATGCCGAGAAGGCATTGAAAAACAAACTTGTGAATCACCGCAAGGAAATTATTGCCCAGATTAAAGAACTGGCAGCCTCGATCGATGTTTCGGTAGAAATTACCGAAATCGATAAGAAATCGCCTCGCAGAGGCGTTAAAGTGCCGGTCAAATATCGCCATCCTAATGATCCCGATAAAATCTGGACCGGCCGCGGCATGATGCCGAAATGGCTGCGCGCCCTGATCGACCAGGGCCACGACAGCTCCGAGTTTAAAGTTTAA
- a CDS encoding DUF2914 domain-containing protein: MTDSKNIVIKVKYTPPNAGAESQPRIITEWNVKRIAGALTILILLLGALYFVLRGKSRDMDNVRNAAPSSPIEAPVPPPPASAAKPQETPVAASTPDAAGTTIEAKPSPPEQVKASQGGRVRRTALAYRIVDKEPADLIGSTVSVSRTQPVLVHYFTEVRGKTDQTLFHEWRKDGQLILRHPMTISAARWRTSSQRQLGPEDQGHWSVRAVDDQGGIMNEMQFTVSAK; the protein is encoded by the coding sequence ATGACAGACTCGAAAAACATCGTAATCAAAGTCAAATACACGCCCCCTAATGCCGGAGCGGAATCTCAGCCGAGAATAATAACAGAATGGAATGTTAAAAGAATAGCCGGCGCGCTAACCATACTGATACTGTTGCTGGGGGCGCTGTACTTTGTTTTGCGCGGCAAATCGCGTGATATGGACAACGTACGGAATGCGGCTCCTTCAAGCCCGATTGAAGCGCCCGTGCCGCCCCCTCCCGCTTCCGCGGCCAAACCGCAGGAGACGCCCGTTGCCGCTTCGACTCCCGATGCCGCCGGCACCACAATCGAGGCCAAGCCATCGCCACCGGAACAAGTCAAAGCGAGTCAGGGCGGCAGAGTGCGCCGGACTGCACTCGCCTACCGCATCGTCGACAAGGAACCCGCCGATTTGATCGGATCGACCGTCAGCGTCAGCCGCACTCAGCCGGTTCTGGTGCATTATTTTACCGAAGTCAGGGGCAAGACGGATCAGACCCTGTTTCATGAATGGCGCAAGGACGGCCAACTGATTCTACGGCACCCCATGACAATCTCCGCGGCAAGATGGCGCACTTCCAGCCAACGCCAACTGGGTCCGGAAGATCAAGGACACTGGTCCGTGCGCGCGGTCGATGATCAAGGCGGCATCATGAATGAAATGCAGTTTACCGTTTCCGCGAAATAA
- a CDS encoding 2-oxoglutarate dehydrogenase E1 component has product MASLLEQFRETSSLYGSNAWFIEDLYERYLKDPESVDPDWRQRFRALQNGAGYETPHSPIVERFAELALKSQGRLAQLQGFTEESVKKQAAVARLINHYRVRGHQIANNNPLGTTLPSPPDLDPAFYGLSEPDMDTWFDTGILHGVDRLPLREIIANLKEIYCGSIGSEYMHIADTPTRRWLISRMENAKGNLTLDPEKQRWVLKLLTAAEGIEVYLHNKFVGQKRFSLEGGESLIPVLDELIMGCSTKGVSEIVIGMAHRGRLNVLVNILGKSPAQLFDEFAGNWASTPGVSSGDVKYHMGFSSDIDTPTGPVHLTLAFNPSHLEIINPVVEGSVRARQDRAGIDGKESVIPVLIHGDASFSGQGIVMETLNMSQTRAFETGGTIHIVINNQIGFTTSNPKDARSTLYCTDIASLIQAPVFHVNGDDPEAVVFVSKLALDYRMTFKKDVVIDLICYRRLGHNEADEPAATQPVMYKKIRSLKSTRTLYAEKLIAEGVLTAEKAAAMVLDYQRMLDEGLVVSRPLSQNPKYSYTHQWNNFHGRDWEVPGDTAVSLDRLRYCNDRMLRLPAGFELHPRVAKVMDNRRKMAAGALPLDWGFAENMAYATLLMEKYHVRLTGQDVGRGTFVHRHAVLHNQQKKEEYIPLRHLDKDQGRADIYDSLLSEAGVLGFEYGYSTTMPNTLTIWEAQFGDFANGAQVLIDQFISSGETKWGRLCGLVLLLPHGFEGQGPEHSSARLERYLQLCAEHNMQVCTPTTPAQIFHLLRRQLVRPYRKPLIVMSPKSLLRHKLAVSTLEDLTGGYFQTIIGEVDGIDPNQVTRFVLCAGKVYYDLLEARREADLKHVVIARIEQLYPFPNDQFKAELAKYPNLEEFVWCQEEPKNQGVWYQSNHHFHDNLAPHIRVSYSGREASAAPAVGNFYVHIKQQKAVVDSALYGNPAGN; this is encoded by the coding sequence ATGGCCTCGCTGCTTGAACAATTCCGGGAAACTTCCTCGCTGTACGGAAGCAACGCCTGGTTCATCGAAGATTTATACGAACGTTATTTGAAAGACCCGGAATCGGTCGATCCCGATTGGCGGCAGCGTTTTCGCGCGCTGCAGAACGGCGCCGGTTATGAAACGCCGCACAGCCCGATCGTCGAGCGTTTTGCCGAACTGGCGTTGAAATCGCAAGGCCGGCTCGCGCAATTGCAGGGCTTCACCGAAGAGAGCGTCAAGAAACAAGCGGCCGTGGCGCGGCTGATCAATCATTACCGGGTGCGCGGCCATCAAATCGCGAATAATAATCCGCTCGGGACGACCCTGCCATCGCCGCCCGACCTGGACCCGGCCTTTTACGGCCTTTCCGAGCCGGATATGGACACCTGGTTCGATACCGGCATTTTGCACGGCGTCGATCGCCTGCCGCTGCGCGAGATCATCGCGAACCTGAAAGAGATTTATTGCGGCAGTATCGGTTCCGAATACATGCACATCGCCGATACGCCGACGCGGCGCTGGCTGATCAGTCGGATGGAAAATGCGAAGGGCAACCTGACCCTGGACCCTGAAAAACAGCGCTGGGTTTTGAAGCTGCTGACCGCGGCCGAAGGCATCGAAGTCTATCTGCATAACAAATTCGTCGGCCAGAAGCGCTTTTCGCTCGAAGGCGGCGAGTCGCTGATCCCGGTTCTCGACGAGCTGATCATGGGATGCAGCACCAAGGGCGTCAGCGAAATCGTGATCGGCATGGCGCATCGCGGCCGTTTGAACGTGCTGGTCAACATTCTCGGCAAGAGCCCGGCGCAGTTGTTCGACGAGTTCGCCGGCAACTGGGCATCCACGCCTGGCGTTAGTTCGGGCGACGTCAAATATCACATGGGCTTTTCGTCCGACATCGACACGCCGACGGGCCCTGTGCATTTGACGCTGGCCTTCAATCCCTCGCATCTGGAGATCATCAATCCGGTTGTCGAGGGTTCGGTTAGGGCGAGGCAGGACCGCGCCGGCATCGACGGCAAGGAGTCGGTCATTCCGGTGTTGATTCATGGCGATGCGTCGTTTTCGGGGCAGGGCATCGTGATGGAAACGCTGAACATGTCGCAGACGCGCGCGTTTGAAACCGGCGGCACGATCCATATCGTGATCAATAATCAGATCGGCTTCACGACCAGCAATCCGAAAGACGCGCGTTCGACGCTGTATTGCACCGACATTGCCAGCTTGATTCAGGCGCCGGTATTTCATGTGAACGGCGACGATCCGGAAGCGGTGGTCTTCGTCAGCAAGCTGGCGCTCGATTACCGGATGACCTTTAAGAAGGATGTGGTGATCGATCTGATCTGCTACCGGCGTCTGGGCCATAACGAGGCGGACGAGCCGGCGGCGACGCAACCGGTGATGTACAAAAAAATCCGCAGCCTCAAAAGTACGAGAACCTTGTATGCGGAGAAATTGATTGCCGAAGGCGTATTGACCGCCGAAAAAGCCGCCGCGATGGTACTGGATTATCAGCGCATGCTCGACGAAGGGCTGGTGGTGTCGCGGCCGCTGTCGCAAAATCCGAAATATTCCTATACCCATCAGTGGAATAATTTTCATGGCCGGGATTGGGAGGTGCCGGGCGATACGGCCGTGTCGCTCGATCGTTTGCGCTATTGCAATGACCGGATGCTGCGTCTGCCGGCCGGTTTCGAACTGCATCCGCGCGTCGCCAAGGTGATGGATAACCGCCGCAAGATGGCCGCCGGCGCGTTGCCGCTGGACTGGGGCTTTGCGGAAAATATGGCTTATGCGACGCTGTTGATGGAAAAATATCATGTGCGTCTGACCGGACAGGACGTCGGCCGCGGCACCTTCGTTCACCGGCATGCGGTGCTGCACAACCAGCAGAAGAAAGAAGAATATATTCCGCTGCGCCATCTCGACAAGGATCAGGGGCGCGCCGATATTTACGACTCGTTGTTGTCGGAAGCCGGCGTGTTGGGCTTTGAATACGGCTACAGCACCACGATGCCGAATACGCTGACGATATGGGAGGCGCAATTCGGCGATTTCGCGAACGGCGCCCAGGTGCTGATCGACCAGTTCATCAGTTCCGGCGAAACCAAGTGGGGGCGTTTGTGCGGCCTGGTGCTGCTGCTGCCGCACGGCTTCGAAGGCCAGGGTCCCGAACATTCGTCGGCGCGGCTGGAGCGTTATTTGCAACTGTGCGCCGAGCACAACATGCAGGTCTGCACGCCGACCACGCCCGCGCAAATCTTTCATCTGCTGCGCCGCCAGTTGGTCCGGCCTTACCGGAAGCCGTTGATCGTGATGAGCCCGAAAAGCCTGCTTCGGCACAAGCTCGCGGTATCGACGCTGGAAGATTTGACCGGCGGCTATTTCCAGACCATCATCGGCGAAGTGGACGGCATTGATCCGAATCAGGTGACCCGTTTCGTACTCTGTGCGGGCAAGGTTTATTACGATCTGCTCGAAGCGCGCCGCGAAGCCGATCTGAAACATGTCGTGATCGCGCGTATCGAACAGCTTTACCCGTTTCCGAATGACCAGTTCAAGGCGGAGCTGGCCAAGTATCCGAACCTGGAAGAGTTTGTCTGGTGCCAGGAGGAGCCGAAGAATCAGGGCGTCTGGTATCAATCGAACCATCACTTCCATGACAATCTGGCGCCGCATATCCGCGTCAGTTACAGCGGGCGCGAAGCGTCCGCGGCGCCGGCGGTCGGCAATTTTTACGTTCATATTAAGCAACAAAAAGCCGTCGTCGATTCGGCTTTGTACGGTAACCCAGCAGGAAATTAA